From the Bradyrhizobium ontarionense genome, the window AGCTTGGTGCGGATCGAGGTGTAGCCGGTGACCTCGCCGTTCTCGCGGATTGCCGATGCGGAGGCCTGCACCCAGTAGAAGTCGCCGTTCTTGCGGCGGTTCTTGACCGCGCCGGCCCATGGCTTGCCTTGCTTCAGCGTGTCCCAGAGATTGCCGAACGCCGCCGGCGGCATGTCGGGATGGCGGATGATGTTGTGCGGCTGGCCCATCAATTCGTCGGGGGTGAAGCCCGCGGCGGCGACGAACTGGTCGTTGAAATAGGTCAGCTTGCCCTTGAGGTCGGTGCGCGAGACGATCAGGGTCTCATCGGTGATCGGGTATTCGGTGTTCGTGACGGGCAGGTTCTTGCGCACGGCGTGAGCTCCAGCTGTCCCGCTTGACTACGGATATCGAGTACGGCGAACGGGACCTGCTAACAGGGCCTGGAATGGTTAAAGGTTGCATAAAATCTAGGCACCGTAAGACTACGCGCTGTGCACCGCGGTCTTGATGCCGCCCGACGCTGCGCTGGCAGCTAAGCATCTGATTCAACATACAGAAATGCGCCCCGCGGCGCGCCTGCGCCCGAGCTTTCGGCAGCGAGCCCTCGAAACGAGGGCGCCGGGAATGCCGGGTGAAGGCCTCACCCATGGCCCGCCTGCAGACAAGAAAGCAGGCGGCAGTCACCACAGGTTAAGCCGATCAACCGGCATTCCCTGCGCGATGGCTTTACGGATTATACGCGATCTCCCCGGGGACCGGGCTTTCTTGCCCCCGTCATCCGCGCCGATTGCATCTGCACCGGCACGAACTTGGTGTAGCGCGCAATTTCAAATGACACCCTGCGCAAGTTCAAATGTCACCCCCTGTCCCCCCGGGGTATTGCCTCTAAACAACCGGCCCGGGCCGCCCTGGGGAACATCGACACCCCCTAGGTTGTGATGGTAATATCGATCGCCTTGCCGGCGACCGCCGGCTGGCCGGGGCTGGGGGGCCATCCGAGATGCACGGAACCGACAGACACAGCGCGGTCGATGGCCGCATCGCGACCCATGTGGGAGATTATCGCCCCGATATTGACGGCCTGCGCGCAATCGCGGTGATGTCGGTGGTCATCTTTCACGCGTTCCCACAGACGCTGCGCAGCGGCTTTGTGGGGGTGGATGTCTTCTTCGTAATCTCTGGCTACCTGATCACGACCATCATCCTGACCGATCTCGCCGCTGAACGTTTCAGCCTTGCGAACTTCTATACGCGCCGCGTACGCCGCATCTTCCCAGCACTCATCGTCGTGCTGTCCTGTTGCCTGATCGCAGGCGCCTTCTTGCTTTGGGCGGATGACTTCGCCCGGCTCGGCAAGCACGCCGCCGCCGGAGCAGGGTTCATCGCAAACCTCGCACTGTGGCAGGAAGCGAGCTATTTCGATGTCGCTTCGGACTCCAAGATCCTGCTGCACCTGTGGTCCCTCGGTATCGAAGAACAGTTTTACCTGGTCTGGCCCGCTCTCATGCTGCTGGCCTGGCGCGGCCGCCTCAATCGATTTGTGTTGATCGCAACCGTTCTTGCATCTTCCCTGACCTATGGCGTCAAGGCGACTGCTACAGATCCAGTCGCAGCGTTTTACTCGCCCGCCTCCCGGCTGTGGGAGCTTGCGGCTGGCGCAAGCCTGGCGAACCTGACGCTCTTTCCGCCCCGTGCCATGGCCTGGACCGAGCGCGCGATCGCTACAGTTCTCGCGGCCATATTCTTCGAGCGCGATGTCGACGCCGATCGCGCCTACCGCCACGTGCTTTCGACCCTGGGCATGTCCTTGGTCCTGGCGTCGACCGTTGTGGTCACCCGACGTCATGAGTTCCCGGGTTGGTGGGCTTTGCTGCCGGTGACCGGCGCCTATCTCGTTATCCTGGCTGGTCCCGAGGCCTGGCTCAACAGGTGGGTTCTGTCCAACAAGGTTATGGTGTGGTTCGGGCTCATCAGCTACCCGCTTTATCTCTGGCATTGGCCACTGCTGACATTCGCGAGGATACACTTCGGCAATATTTCGCCCCCGCCGCAGCTTTTGGCCGTCCTGGTCGCGCTCTCCGTCGTGCTCGCCTGGCTCACCTATCAGTTCATAGAAAAGCCCATCCGGTTTGGGCAACGAACGAGGAGGGTCTCTATCCCCGCCTTGATGACCGCAATGGTCGCGATCGGTGTGTTTGGAATCGTGGATGTCGTCAGTAAGGGCTTTCCCGGCCGACTTGAGCAGGACAAGGCTGCCTATGCTGATTATTTCAACGTGGGTTCGCCAAGGCTGCAGGCCGAGTACATCAATTTTATCTCGCAGAACCAATGCAACTTCTACCCATGGGATGCCACGGTTCCATCGATCGCCCCTCGCAGCGCCATCGATCTGAGCTGCTACACTCGCCACTCCGAGCAAAGCGTGATGATCATTGGAGATTCCAACGCATCCGACCTCTACTATGGGCTCCACGAGGTTCTGCCGAAAGCCATTTCGCTGCTCTTGATCTGGAGCTCGGGATGTCAGGTCAGCGAAGTGATCGAGCGCATCATCGACACCAATCACTGCCACATGGCGAACTACTTTGCGTTGCAGCGCATCAAGGCCGACCCGCCTACGGTCCTGTTGTTGTCGTCCAATAACTCCTTCGACATTGCCTACATCCGCCGGTTCGCAAAGATGGTGAAGAGTTTCGGCGTGAAACATGTGCTTGTCCTTGGGCAGCGGCCACACTGGAAGCCGTTCCTCTATAAGGTTGTCCTCGACAATTATTGGCCTTCCGTCCCGCGCTACATCCAGGGCCATCTGGACGATGATCTGATGGCTTTCACGAAGACGTTCCAGTCGCAACTGCAGCCCGATGAGCCATTCGAATTTGTCGACGAGCTGAAGCAGTTCTGCAACGCGGAAGGCTGCCTGAGCTATCTTGGAACCGATCCCAAGGAGGGGCTTATCACCGCAGACACAGTCCATCTGCGGCCGTTGGCGTCCGTCTGGTTAGCGCGTCAGCAGCTTGCTCCCTTGATCACGGAGCGGCTTGGCGAGTGAGCCGCGCTAATAGGCATATGCGCCTCTGGCGCTGCTGACTGTGAGGCCGGCAGGTAGCGCCGCGGCGTTATACTTGAAGGTATGACCGTCATCGACAATAATGTTTCCTGGCGTACCCCAAGCCGCAGCGTTGCCCGTGATCGCCGTTCCGGCTGTTGTGAAGCCAGGGCCATACAGCTCCATGAAGTTCGTGATGGCGAGGGCGCCGGTCGGCTGCATGCCGGGACCAAGCGATATTTGTCCACCGCGATCAGTCCGGATGATGTTCTTGAACGTGTTGGTGAACGTCAGGATGTTGAAGATGGCGAAGATGCAGGCGCCGTTGTCGAGGTAAACGCCGACGTCGTTCGCGCCACCGCCCTGAATCGTTACCCCCGAGAAGGTGTCGATGAGTCCATTGCCGTGCATCTTGAGAACAGCTTTCCCAAAAGTGTTATTTTGGGACTGCAAGTACATGTCCTGAATAATAAGCTCGGCGTTATCGCCAACTGACACCAGATCAGTACCGTTTGAGCCGAGCATGGTCGCTTGGCCGCCGTTTCCCTTGAGATAGACGACGTTCGAACCGACCGGCTGTCCACCCAAGCTGAGGGACTGAACGAATGTTTGGCCGGCTGTCGGGTAGATCGTTGCACTACTACCGGCCTGATCGACGCCGTACCAGATGAAGGATGCCGCATCTTGAAGCTGCGAGAACGCGCCTGCGCCGGTCGCTAAGCCGTCCACCGTCCCCAGAGCGCCGCCGCCACTATCGACACAGGCAAAGACAGTTCCTTGCACCCATCGCTGTTTTTTGGGGGTCCAATCCCAAACAGGTCCAGATCCATCATCAGCGCTGAAGACCTGCACATTCTGACCGGGGTAAAGTATCGACTTCGTGCCGTTCAGATTGATCCGCCTACCGCGGCCCGTGCCGATTCCGGAATATGAGTCGGTGTTGCGGACCATGACCGCGAAATCCGAGGGATAGCTCGACGCGGGGCCGAACGTCAGTTCGAAAAAGGTGTTGGTGCCGAGGCTCAGGGTCGACCCAGCATCGTTGGCGACAACGGGGTATGTGGCGGTCTTTGCTGCGGACTGCTTGTTGCGCCACCCGGCGACCGGGCTAAGCGCGGCAACGTCAATAGAGATAACCCGCCACGCTCCGTCGCCAAGCGGCAGCGCCCAGCAAGAATCCCCCGGCGAGAACGTGTAGTTCTGCCCGCCCGGCATCAGAAGTTTTGATGAGCTCAAAAAGGTCGGTCGCCCGACGAGATAGAGATGGATCGGCGGCCCCTTGGGCCAGCCCGGCAGGCCGCGGACGGTGCCGGTGCCCTCGACCCAATAGGCGTCGCCGAGCGCATGGATGGCGAGCTCGGGCGTAGACGCCAGCACGCCACCATAGCGATGCAGCGGAGGGATCTGCGGCGTCGCCGGGAACGAGGATGCGCGGTTCGACATGTCAGAGGTCTCCGCCCTGCGCGAACACTTTGAACGCCTCCGCATTGTGAGTGGCAGCCATCAGCGACCAGCCGGACGGCAGCACCAGACCATTGGAGAAGTTGACCTCATCCTCGAACACCGAGATTGCCGTCGACGGAGTGATCGCGGACACCAGGCGCTCCTTGCGCAAATACTTGTTGGTGCCGTCATTCAGAAAGAACCGGATGGCGCCGGCGGTGGTTATGCCCGATGCGATGATGGCGAGACTGTCGACCCGCGACCCCGATGCGCCGGCACTGACCAGCGTCACCAGCAAGCCGGTGCCGTCGCGATTGGTGTTTGCGGCCGAGAGCGCGGCCTGCCAGGTCTTGGGTACTCCGACGAAGACGGGTGCCGATGCCATAAATCATATCCCTTTCAAGAGCAGATGTTGGTGGGGAGAGACCGTCAGCTACAGCTCGACCACTGCAGAAAAGCGTTCGCGCCGGCACTGACTCCGGCGATGGCCGCGTCGAGATCAGCCTTGGAGGCCTGCGCGAAGCCGCCGACCGTGGTACCGTCGTGCAGATAGAGCCGCTTATTAGTCATGTCTGGAGTGACCTCTCCAGGCGCCCCGGTGAATGCTGCGATACCCGCCGCGTTATTGCGGCGAAGCTGGAGCTGTGTTGCCGTCGTCATGCTGCTACTCCCAAGTCAACGATCTGAAGGACGGGATCTGAGGTCGAACCGAGGTCGCCGACTGCGGCCGTACCTCCGATGAAGTGTGGTCCGGCCCAGTCGGCCGACGTGTTCGAAGCCTTCACCCAGAGTCGGAACGGCAAGACGTCGGTCTGGAGATACTTGAATCCTTGCGCCTGACCGTCATAGATCGAGCGCTGGGCCAGCGTGCCCGATGCGTCGGGCTCGATGCCCACACCCTGAATGCCCTGGATACCCTGCGGCCCCTGAGCGCCTTGCGGAATCCCGAACGCCAGGCTGGCGGCTCCACTGGTGCCGAGATTGGTGACCGTCGCGCTTGACCCGGCCGGCAGCGTCGTGACCGCATTGATCGCGATCGTTGCCGCCGTGCCGGGCGCGCCCGGGTCGCCCTTGTTGCCCGGGTCGCCCTTGATGCCGGCTGCCGCGACCAAATCCCAGAACGCCGGGTTGGACTCCGGTGGCTTGTTGGTGCTCGGCGCCTTGGCAAGGTAGCTCGACCCAAGGCGCGAGACCGTGTCGCTGATGACGTAGGCAATCGCGCTATCCCATGTGCCACGATTGGTGCTCGTGCCGGCCGGATTGCCCTGTGGAACCCACACGCCACCGGTCTTGAACCACAATTGCCAAAGTCCGGTGTTGGTCTTTAGCGCATATTGTCCATCGTCGCCGATCGCTGGATCAGGCGTTAATCCGGCGACGAAATAAAAGGTACCCATTCCGTTGAGAAGCGCGACCAGCCGTTCGACGTCTTCGTTGGCCTGCGTCGTGTTGCGCGAGCCAGGCAGTTTCCAGATCTTGTAGGCCGCGGCACTGATCGCGCCACCGCCCCACTGCGGAATCGCAACATGCGTGTCGTCGACAACGTCGATGATGACCGACTGATATTGTCCGACCTGCAGCACGTCTCCCGGTAGGACATTGGTGAACCAAAGCGTGGTTGTGCCAATCGCCGCAGTGCCATTCGCTGCAATCGAAATTGTGCCGGTGCCGTAGTTCGAAAGCGTCATCGTCTGAAGTCCGTGATGTAGAGCTGGCCGGCCAGCAGGCTATAGTTGGCGCCGTAATTCACGATCCTGACTTGAAAGTTATGAACGCCGTCCGACAGGTTCTTTTGCGTGTGATGCACGGAGAACGGTGTATACAGCTCATGGAGACCCGAGGTCCCATAGAGCGTATACGACCAAGTAAATTGCCGAACCAAACTGCCATCCACGTAGAATGCGATCGCGGAGGCCGGACGCGAGCCGGCATAATTTGCAGGCGGGCTCGCCCACTCCGCCGAGAGCATCATCGTCGCCTTGCCCGACTTGATCGCAACGTTCTGACTCAACAACGTCGTTCCGATCGAAGATGAAGCTGGCGGCGTATCGAACAGTTGTGTGTTGCTCACCGCGCCATTGATGATGTTAGGCAGAT encodes:
- a CDS encoding acyltransferase family protein, which encodes MHGTDRHSAVDGRIATHVGDYRPDIDGLRAIAVMSVVIFHAFPQTLRSGFVGVDVFFVISGYLITTIILTDLAAERFSLANFYTRRVRRIFPALIVVLSCCLIAGAFLLWADDFARLGKHAAAGAGFIANLALWQEASYFDVASDSKILLHLWSLGIEEQFYLVWPALMLLAWRGRLNRFVLIATVLASSLTYGVKATATDPVAAFYSPASRLWELAAGASLANLTLFPPRAMAWTERAIATVLAAIFFERDVDADRAYRHVLSTLGMSLVLASTVVVTRRHEFPGWWALLPVTGAYLVILAGPEAWLNRWVLSNKVMVWFGLISYPLYLWHWPLLTFARIHFGNISPPPQLLAVLVALSVVLAWLTYQFIEKPIRFGQRTRRVSIPALMTAMVAIGVFGIVDVVSKGFPGRLEQDKAAYADYFNVGSPRLQAEYINFISQNQCNFYPWDATVPSIAPRSAIDLSCYTRHSEQSVMIIGDSNASDLYYGLHEVLPKAISLLLIWSSGCQVSEVIERIIDTNHCHMANYFALQRIKADPPTVLLLSSNNSFDIAYIRRFAKMVKSFGVKHVLVLGQRPHWKPFLYKVVLDNYWPSVPRYIQGHLDDDLMAFTKTFQSQLQPDEPFEFVDELKQFCNAEGCLSYLGTDPKEGLITADTVHLRPLASVWLARQQLAPLITERLGE